The Deinococcus aquaticus genomic interval TCAGGGCGGGCACCCAGTCGTTGCTGCGGATGGTGATGTTCAGGTGGTCGGCCTCGACGGCCGCGCTGATCGAGTTGAGGCGGAAGGCGAAGGTGTTCTTGCCGTTGCCTTCGGTGCGGACCTTCAGGGTGTAGGTGCCGGCGGGCAGGTCGTCGTTCAGGAAGGTCTGCCAGTCCTGGGCGCCCACGCCGAAGTTCTGTTCACGCACGACCTTGCCGTCGGCGTTCACGAGGCTGAAGGTCGAGTTGACCGGGGCTTTGGGACGCTCGGTCGAGTAGTTCTCGTCTCCGAAGTAATCGTCGCTGCGGTAGTCCTGCGGGTCGAACTGAGCGCCGTACACGTCGAGCTGTACGCGGGAGCTGAGGCCCACGATCAGTCTCAGGTCCTGGTCTCCGACCGTCCACATCAGCTTGTTGCCGACGGAGGTCAGAGGAAGGGACGTGGCGATTTCCTGCGCTGCTGCCGAGCCGAGGAGTGCCGCCGTCAGGGTGGTGATGGCGCGTTTCACTCAGTACCTCCAGCTGGCCGTCGGGTCGGTGACGGCGCCTTTAGGGTCGCCTGCCCAGCGGAAGCGGTAGGTCACCGCGCGTTCTCCACTGGCAAGCGTGTCGTAGGTCAGGACGTTCTGGCCGTCGGTCAGGACCGCGCCCTGCGGCAGCGGGTCGGTAAGGGTCACGCCGCTCAGGTCCGCGTTGGCGCTCAGGATCAGCTGCACGCGGTACTCGCCGGGCTCGTCGGTCAGGAACAACCCCTTGCGGATCAGCAGGCTGCGTTCCGGCTGGCCGGGCAGGGTGCTGGACACGCGCAGGGTGGTGTCGCGGATCACGGCGATGTCACCTGCCTGCGGGGCCAGCGGGAAGTCCACGCTGGTCAGGTTGCGCAGGAACACCAGTCGGCTGCCGGGGCGGCCCGCGTCCTGCGGCACGCTGATAGCCTGCGCAGCGACCGAGTTGGGGTCCAGGCGTAGCGCGGCCGTGCCTTCCATCAGGTTACGGAAGTGGTAACGGCCCTCCGCGTCGGTCAGGGCAATCCGGCCGCCGGCCAGGACCACGCGGGCGTTCTGGCAGGGAATGTCGGTGCCACGGTCGTACACGCCGTTGCGGTTCACGTCCAGGAACACGTACCCGACCAGATCGGCGGTGTTGCGGCCGAAGATCAGCGGGTCGATGGTGTTCAGGGCGCTGCTGGGCGGCGTCTTGATCTCGCCGTTGTTGCTGATGGCGGTCGCCAGGGCGCTGTTGCGGATCTGGCTGCCAGCGGCGGGCGTGACCACGGCGTCGAAGGTGATGACGGCGGTCGCGCCCGGGGCGAGGCCGGGAATGATCCACACGTACTCGCGGCCCGTCACGGCAGGAATGATCGACGCGCCGTTCAGGGTGCTGCTACCGTCCACGTAATCCAGGCCGGCGGGCAGGTTGTCCGTGACCCTGATTTCCTGAAGGGCTCCGGTGGCCGAGCGGTTGGTGACGGTGAAGGTGTAGGTGATGGTCTGACCGAACGAGACGGTGGCGGGACTGCTGGTCTTCACCAGACTCAGGTTCACCTGATCGAACACGCCGTTCTGCACGGGGTTCGAACGGACGGGTTCGGGGACCTCGCTGCTGCTGACCGTGAAGGTGTTCACGGCGCGGGCCCCGTCGGGCGTGCCGGCGGGCACGCGGGCCCTGAGGCTCAAGGTCAGGGTCTCGCCGGGCGCGAGGCGCGCGAAGCGCCACACGACGTCAGTGCCTTCGAGTGCGCCGCCCTGGTCGGCCGAGACGAATTCCAGGCTGTCGGTGCGGATGACCTGCCCCTGGGCGTCCAGAATCTGCAGGTTCTTCAGGTTGTCGCGCAGGACCAGGTTGGTCAGCGCGAAGCTCTGCGGGTTGTTGAAGGTCAGGGTGTACGTGATGACCTGACCGGGCGCGACCACGCCTTCGCCCGCGTCGCCGGTCTTGACCGGGTTGAGCAGGTCGGGCGCGATGTTGATCACGCAGTCGATGGTCAGGTTGTCGGCGGCTCCGCGGCTGCTCGTGGCGGTCAGCGCGACGCGCAGGGCCTCGTTGGCGGTGCTGGTGCTGGCCTTTGTGGGCACGTAGCAGGCGTTGAAGTCGCGGGTGGCCTGCGGCGCGAGGTCAGGCACGATGAACGGTTCGGTGATGGGCGCGCCGTTCAGTTCCGTGAAGCGCACGGTGGCCTGCCCGGTCACGACGCGGCCGGTGATGGTGATGCTGTCGGGGCGGTCACCGAGGTTCTGCACGGTGTGCGGGAAGCAGATCTCCTGGTTCAGCAGGGCGTTCTGACGGACCTGCTTGTCGTCGCTGCTGAGTTCCCCGCCGGGCAGCGCCTGCGGGTTGCTGATCGGGCCGAGGGCGATGCTGGGCGTGTAACGCACCGTGATGTCGGCCGGGGCGTCGACGCTGACGTCGCTGCTGCGCAGCTGTCCCACGTTGCGGCGCGTACCGACGTCGGTGGCGGGCGCACTCAGGCGGAAGGTGAGGGTCAGCGTGCCGCCGGCCGGGAGGCTCTCGGTGCGGGCGCGGACAGCACTGACCGGCGCGGTCTCGCTGGCCGACCAGGTGCTGCCGTCGGCGCTGTACTCGATGACGCCGCCGCCGCTCAGGCTGGCGCTGGCACTGCGGAACACGAAGTCGCGCATGTCCGGGGTGTTCAGGAAGTCCGTGACCGTCACGGGGCGCGAGGCTCCCTGGCCGGTGTTGCGGGCGGTCAGGGTGACCAGGGTGTCCTCGCCGGGGCGGACCACGGCGGGCGTGAAGGTCTTGGTCAGGGTCAGTTCCGGGGGCTCGCCGACGCTCACGCGGGCCACGTTGTCGTCGTCGGTCTCGCCGGGGCGGCCACTGGTGTTCGTGGCGCAGGCGGCCACGAGGTTCAGGTACGCGGCCCCGCGGTTGGCGGCGGCGGTACTGACCTGCACCAGCACGGTGCGGGTCTGGTCGGCGGCCAGCGTGAGGGCCGTGACGGCCGCCTCGCCGGGGTCGACCACGCCGTTGCCGTTGCTGTCCTCGTGAATGCTGAGGTCGCCGGGCAGGAACTGCGAGGCGGCGTCGGTCAGGACACTGAGGTTCGCGGTGTTCACGTCGTTCCCGGTGTTCGAGACGCTGTAGCGCAGCGTGGCACCCTCACCGGGCAGCAGGCTGTAGCTCTGGCCGGGCGCGGCCACACTGCCGTTCGGCAGGACGCTCAGGGCGCACACGGCCGTCACGGTGGTCGTTACGGGCGGCGTGGGAATGGATGTGGGCGGGCCGCCCTCCGGCGTGAATTCCAGAACGGCAGTGTTCTGGATCACGGTCCCGGCTGGCGTGCCCGCCGCGTACGCAGGGCTGACCAGGGTCAGGGCCAGCGCCGTCAGCAGTTGAAGCACAGGGGGTTTTCGCACGTTGCCTCCCAAAGTCGTGTGGCGGTAGAAAAATCGTCTTCTCTTGTTATGAGGGGGTGAGGGGGAGCCGGATGAAAAAGTGAAACTCCCCCGTGTGGGGGAGGCGCGCCCTGCCTCCGCAACGGGAGGTCGGGCGCGCCTGCGGGCCTTACTTCACCGTGACGGTGAAGGTGCCGGTGATGGTCTGGCCGGGGGCCAGGATGTCGCCGGGATCGATGGTGCCGTTGTTGTTGGTATCCACGCCCGCGTACACGGTCACGCCGTCCGCCTGGGGCGCGACGATGGGCGCAGCGCTCCAGGTGGTGCCGTTGGTCGAGTACAGGATGGGGCCAGTGGCGGTGCTCGTGGCCGTGAAGCTCACGTAGGTGGTGTTGGTGGGCAGCGTGTCCTTGATGAAGGCCTTGGTCACGTTGGCGTTACTGGTGTTCTTACCAACGATGGTGTAAGTCAGTTTGTCGCCGGGTTTGGCTTCGGCCTTGTCGACGGTCTTGACGGGCGCGGCGACCACGGTCTTACCGACCGTGATGGTGTCGTTGGGGTCGGTGACCGTCACGCCGGTCGTGGGGGACTTGGCGGTCTGGTTCAGGGTGATGGTCTGCGCGGCGGCGGCGCAGGGCACGTCGACCACGGCGATCAGTTTCAGTTCGGCTCCGGCGGCCAGCGCGCCGGTGTCGGCGATACCGTTGGCGTTCGTGTCGGTCAGCGCGGGCTCACCGGCGTCCAGGGCCTTGTTGCCGTTGGTGTCGACGAAGTACTTCACGGCAACGGGCACGGTGGTGCCGTCGGTCAGTTTGATGGGCGCGGTGCCGCTCACGTCGAAGGTGTCGGGCGCGCTGCCCAGGTTGGCGATCTCCATGGCAACCGTGGACTGGATGGCCGGGGAGTTCGCGGTGCAGGTGGTGGGCGGAATGATCGGGGTGCCGGGGTTACCGGGCGTGCCGGCCTCGGGGGTGCCGACCGGGGTGGGGTCACCGCCGGGGCTGTTGGGGGTGGGGTTCCCGAACGACAGGCCGGGCAGGTTCACGATGTCCTTGGTGTCGTCTTTCTTGGTGGGGTCGTTGCTGCTGGTGGTGGTGACCGTGACGGTGGGAACCGTGCCGGGCGTGGGGGCGCTGCCGGCGGGGAAGGTCACGCGCACCAGCACGTCGGCGGTCTGGCCGGGGGTCAGGCTGCCCACGTCGGGCACGCCGTCGCCGTCGGTGTCAGGCAGGACCGTGCCGTCGGGCTTGAGCAGTTCGACGGTGGTCCCGGTCGGGAAGCCGTTCTGGCCAGTGGTGATGTCGAACACGTCGGGGCGGTTGCCGTTGTTCTGCACGGTATTCGTGAAGGTGACGACGGTGGTGGTGGTCGTGGCCTGCGCGGTCTGGGTGTCAGCGGCGCTGGGCGTGATGGTCACCGGGGTGGTGTCGGTGCTGGGGTAGGGCGCGGTGGTGGGGGTGCCGTTGCCGTCCGGGTCGTTTTTCGGGCCGATGACGGTGGCGTCCTTGCGGTCCACGGTGGTGACGTTGGAGTTGTTGGCGTCCTTGGCCACGGCCGGGTCGTTGGTGAAGCCCGGGTTGTCCTGGCGGTCACCGGTGGGGTCACCGCCGAACTTGTCGGTGCTGGTGGCGGTGGTGGGAATGGTGTACACCTGGAAGAACTTGACGGCCTGATCCTGGTTCACGCCAGTAATGGTCGTGATGGCCGTGGAGGCCGCAATTTCGGTGGCGCTGAGGGTGCCGTCGTTGTTGGTGTCGGCGCTGACCGGGAAGAAACGGATGTTCTCGGGGGTCTTGACGGCCGCCGTGGGGTCCGGGGTGTTGGTCAGGGTGTAGCTCTCGCTGGGCACGTTGCCGGTGTTGGTCAGCGTGTACAGGAACACCACGGTGTCGCCGGGTTTGGCGGTGGCATTCAGCGCCGGAACGGCGTAGGTGGGGGCGGTGCGGGGGCCAGCACTGTTGTTGTCGTTGGGCGTGATCGTGAAGTCAGGCACCGGAAGCACGGTCGTGGTGACCGGGTTGGAGGGCACGGTGGTGGGGGGGGGTGCCGGTCGGGGCGCCTTCGGGCGTGAAGACAATGTCGGCCGTGTTGGTGATGACGGTGCCGGCGGCGGTGCCAGCGGCGGAGGCGGAGCCGGCGGCAAGCGCGGCGATCAGGGCGGCAAACTTCCAGGAATTCTTCATGTGTTCTCCTCCGAGCCGGGGGGCGTTCGGTGTGTTCGTCCTGCTGGGTGTGCGGGTGGTGTGCAGCCGTGTGTTACTTGACTTTCACGCGGAAGGCGAACTTCAGCGTCTCGTCCGGGTTGATGTTGGTGACGGTCCAGCGCACGTTGGTGTACTCGGTCGTGGGGACCGGAACCTTGCGGGTCACGGACTGTCCGTTCTCGGTGACGGTCACGGTGCGGGTGGGGGCGGCGCTGAAGGTTTTGCCCCCGTCGAGGCTGTACTGCGCTTTCCAGCGGTTGGCGTTGGCGGTGGTCAGCTGGGCGAACTCGGT includes:
- a CDS encoding DUF11 domain-containing protein, coding for MRKPPVLQLLTALALTLVSPAYAAGTPAGTVIQNTAVLEFTPEGGPPTSIPTPPVTTTVTAVCALSVLPNGSVAAPGQSYSLLPGEGATLRYSVSNTGNDVNTANLSVLTDAASQFLPGDLSIHEDSNGNGVVDPGEAAVTALTLAADQTRTVLVQVSTAAANRGAAYLNLVAACATNTSGRPGETDDDNVARVSVGEPPELTLTKTFTPAVVRPGEDTLVTLTARNTGQGASRPVTVTDFLNTPDMRDFVFRSASASLSGGGVIEYSADGSTWSASETAPVSAVRARTESLPAGGTLTLTFRLSAPATDVGTRRNVGQLRSSDVSVDAPADITVRYTPSIALGPISNPQALPGGELSSDDKQVRQNALLNQEICFPHTVQNLGDRPDSITITGRVVTGQATVRFTELNGAPITEPFIVPDLAPQATRDFNACYVPTKASTSTANEALRVALTATSSRGAADNLTIDCVINIAPDLLNPVKTGDAGEGVVAPGQVITYTLTFNNPQSFALTNLVLRDNLKNLQILDAQGQVIRTDSLEFVSADQGGALEGTDVVWRFARLAPGETLTLSLRARVPAGTPDGARAVNTFTVSSSEVPEPVRSNPVQNGVFDQVNLSLVKTSSPATVSFGQTITYTFTVTNRSATGALQEIRVTDNLPAGLDYVDGSSTLNGASIIPAVTGREYVWIIPGLAPGATAVITFDAVVTPAAGSQIRNSALATAISNNGEIKTPPSSALNTIDPLIFGRNTADLVGYVFLDVNRNGVYDRGTDIPCQNARVVLAGGRIALTDAEGRYHFRNLMEGTAALRLDPNSVAAQAISVPQDAGRPGSRLVFLRNLTSVDFPLAPQAGDIAVIRDTTLRVSSTLPGQPERSLLIRKGLFLTDEPGEYRVQLILSANADLSGVTLTDPLPQGAVLTDGQNVLTYDTLASGERAVTYRFRWAGDPKGAVTDPTASWRY